A stretch of DNA from Lentibacillus cibarius:
TCATCCTTTCTTATTTGTACATACTGTTAACACTAAGTCCAATTGTCTCCACTACATCCACATTCTCCGAATTCCCAAAGTTCACCTGACACATGATAATAAGTTGCTAAACAGCCTCGTAAATGACAACAGTCACGGCTTGATGAACACATACCACCTGATGTTTTTGCTTTTTTAGAAACATTTTTTTTATTCTGTTCACTTTTCATTTTAACCCTCCTTTGATTGGTTTTTTGGAGGTGGCACTCGGGATCGAACCGAGGATTAAGGTTTTGCAGACCTTTGCCTTAACCGCTTGGCTATGCCACCAAATGCTGTGTGTTACATAAAGAGTTATGAAGGGGCTAAAAAACAACCACTTTTCAATATTTTTGTTAAAAATTTTATCCCACAGCTTTTAAAATACTTTTAGCAATGGCTGTACTTAATTCCCTCACAAAGGAGGGCTGCTTTAAATGCCACGTATCCACCGCCGAATCCAGAAATAAGTTTTCCAGCAGAATGGCCGGCATGTCGGTTTCTCGAAGAACCGAAAAATCGGCTTCTTTTTTGCCTCTGTCCCGTAGACTATACGAAGCATAAAACTCCATGATAGATGCGTGTATGATACGCTGAATGTCGCCGGTTTTGGTATGGCGGAATCCTGGATAAATATAACTCTCGAACCCTTCTCCTCCACCGGCGTTATGATGGAAAGATACAAACAGATCGGCATTATGAGCATTGGCCATGCTGGTTCGCTCGCTTAGTCCCACAAAAGTATCCTCCGTCCTGACGTTCCGGGGTCATATCCTCCGTGGCCGGCATCCAACACAATCACTGTCATAAAAACACCTCCCTTTTTTCTTATAAAGAAAAGGAAGGAGGCAAAATATCAACCGTTTATTCCTTTTTTTCCTGTTCATCTGCTACAAAAGCATCGCCACAAGGTACGGTCAGTTCCCGAGAGAAAGCGAAGCCGTTATCAGCGAGTTCAGCCTGTATGGCTTTGATCTTTTTAGCTAATAACACGCACATATCCTGATAAAATGCCTCATCTTCCCGGGAACAAGAGTCCAAATGCTTGGCCATGGTTAGATAAGTCGTTAATATACGATAATAGCGTTGAATGGCTTGTTCATGACAAATCATCTTCTTTTCCCCTTTCTCATTTCCTATGGTTTCGAATCAGTTCTTTCAGTTCGTCCAGCGTATCGGATAAGTTATTGATCTTCTTTTCAAAACGCAGCAACAAGTAAGCTGCAATAAAAATAGGGAACCCCACATTTTCCAATAAGGACGTCCAAGCCGATAAGTCAGTCGACATCATTGATTCCTTCTTTGGACGGAAATTCCCATGCCGCCACCTTTTTCCGAGGCCGTTTCATTACCCAGTCATGACATTGCATAGGTGCTTCCTCCTTTCTTATCTAAAGAAGCAAAAAGACGTTCAAAATCAACCTTTTTTCAAAAAATCCTGTATCCGAACATAAACAAATGCTAATATAGATTTATAGAACGTTTGTTCCCTTTTTTTCGATAAGTGGTTTATTTTTGGGACTTTCATGTCTCTTTAAATCATGAGGTGATATGTGTGAAGGAAAACGACGAGCGATGTCATGAGAAATGCCTAGCATTCCGGCAGAACCATCCTGAATTCTTTCAGCAGCCGATCATTCAATCGTTTTTACAGGACGAAACCCATTACAAACTTGTGAAACGGGCTATCTGTTCACCGACTCAGCAAAACATGAAACAAGTGAACGAGGCGTTCCAGACGTTTTATAAACATGTGAAAACGCTGACGTATTTATCGAATGTCATTCACTATAATGCGATGAACTTTGATAAAGCCAAGAAAAAACATCGCTATCGCGAAACCTTAACATTGGATCAACCATTGCATGAGGAAAACGATGGGGCTACACACAAGGACATGCTTTACCAGTCATCGCCGGATATCGCCGACATGATTGCCTGTGAGACAGTGACGGACTGTGTGGAAGACCCCCAATTATATCAAGCCATCGAAACCCTGACGCCCAAACAGAAAAGCATTTTAACGCACAAATACGTGCATGGCGTACAAAACAACAACATAGCTGATTTATTCAACGATTCACCGCAAAACGTATCCAAGTTGCATCGAAAAGCACTGCAAAAACTAGAAAACCATCTAAAAAAGGAGCAAGATGGCCATGACAACAGCTGACGTGGAACAAGCTTTAAAAACGTTGGAGCCTAAAATCCAAAAGTCGCTCCATCAAACCGAACAACAGAACCGAGAGGATCTGGAACAGGAGCTAAAAACGAAAATCACGGAATGCTTCTACAATGATGTTTTTGAACAGGCGCCGGGATTTTGGGAGTTTGCCGAGCAATTTGATTAATACCTAGTTCTCGTTCTCATTTTTATGCTAAAACAGGGAATGATCAACTTATGTATTGGGTAAGGGTGTCATTTGAGTGACGCCCTTGTATAATTAACAAGGCAATATTAATGTTCAGTAAGGGTTAATGAGGTGGGAAAGGTTCCCCACGCGCTACACATTGTGTCATTACCAGAGATGCAGGTTGCCGTCTGCCATTAACCTTTACTATGAACGGCAGCCCCTTTCTTTCGAGAGAGGGGCTTTTTCTTGATGGGAGCAATTTTCACCTATAATTTAATCCAAAATGAAACGAAAATCCACGCTGTTCCATCTTTTTTATCATTAAAAATGTAATAAAATAGTTAAAAGCATACATTTTAAACCTTGGTTTATCAAGGTTTTTATTTTATCATAACTATAAATGTACTATTTTATGGTTATATATTATATTTCAATACATAAATGGAGAGGGGAAACCATGGCCAAAAACGAACGGATTATCAATGTGCAGCCGTTACGAACAAAAGAGGAAATCGACGAAATGAAATTGGCCATCAAACGGGGCAACAAAGGGACACCTAAAAGGCCGGAGCTTGCTCAGCGCGATGTATTAATCTTTCTGGTCGGTATTAACACGGGTCTGCGTGTAAATGATATCATTCGGCTCAAAGTCGGTGATGTAAAGGGAAAGAATCAGTTTATTATTTACGAGGGCAAAACAAATAAGCGCCGTGAAGTTAATATTTCAATGCTGCAGAGCGAAATAGCGCGCTATACAGAAGGCAGACATCCAGACGAATACCTGTTCAAAAGTCAAAAGGGCGACGGTCACATTACGACAACGCAAGTCTATCGAATACTGGACGCTGCAGCTGATTTTTTAGATCGGGATGATGTTGGCACGCACACCATGCGGAAAACGTTCGGTTATCACCATTACAAGCAATTTAAAGACGTGGCCATTCTGCAGGAAATCTTCAATCATGCAGCGCCAAGCATTACGAAGCGCTATATCGGTATCCGACAAGATGAGATTGACGATACACTGAACGATTTTAGATTGGGCTAGAGGGCTAAGCGATTGGCAGAGTCACTAAAAAGTATGTGCCACGTGTACCCCATAAAGGGCGCCAAATGTACGCCTTGGCTCAAAAATATGACATCATGGAAAAACCAGGCACTGCCTGGGTCCCCGACTTGTGTGGGGACATTTTCCCCTTATCCTGTTCAACACGAAAATGAATGATCGTTTGACTTTAATGCAACAAATGTTTTAATATAATTATAACAACAATTGTTGTAATATGAGCAAGGGGGGAATTCCATTGAAAACGTACACGGTTGAAACGGCTTTTGACCTTTTAAAAGATTATAAAATAACCACGCATATCGAAAGCGTCCGTAGATGGCTGCGGGAAGGAAAAATCAAAGGGACTCCGCCAAAATCCCGTAAAGAAGGCTGGCTGATTCAAGAAGAGGATCTCCTGCATTTCATACAATCCCGACTGCCGGACGAGATCCCCGTTGCGTCACCTCATACAACAACTGATGTAAAAGGAACGGACCGCGAGGCAATTCGGGCTGAGATGTGGTGGGAATTAGTGCGAAAAAACATCTTTGAAGATTTGCTGGAAGTGAAGAAAACGCAAGTGCGTGATGCGGTCAATCACATGGGGCTTTCAAAAACATTTGAAAGGGATGCATGGGGAATCATTCAGGAACACAAACGTGGGTATGCCAGCCCCAGAATTCCTTATTTACTGGACGCTGCCTTATTTAATGGCCAGCGTATTATGCTGGATACGACCTACGAAAACAAAGACGAACAGGTTGTGTTTGCGGTGCTGGAATATTTGCGTCAAAAGAAAACTAAAGCCATTTAAAATAAATACAACAGTTATTGTATTAATATTGTATTAAATTATTACAATAACTGTTGTATTACAGATGGATATTCTTTTCAATTCCTATGTTTATTCCTGATGCTCTTCGTACAAATAGGTATGTATCACCTGAACAACCTTATTGACAAGGTCGTTAGGTGCTTTTCCTGCAATGCGTGCTTTTCTTTTTTTCCAATCTAAATTTTTGATTTGATCACTAATGATGACACCCTCAACTGCCAAACCTTTCGGAACAGGAATATGAAATCCCCAATTCCTTTCTGTTCGACTGATGGGACAAACGGACGCATACCCTGTGACCTCATTAAACTTCTTTGGTGATAGCACAATGGCGGGGCGATGCCCTGCTTGTTCTGTTCCTGCCTGGGGATTAAAGTCTAAATAAATGACATCCCCTCTATCTGGAACCTGCATATTAAATGTCTTCCCTTCCCACTGGTTGCTCGAAAAATTCCTCGTGTGGATTATTACCTGAACATTGCGATAACAATTCATCTAATGTCGGCTTATCATTGGCAGGTCTAATGATGATCTCGTTTGTGCCTTCTATAACGTTTATTTCTGTCCCATTCGCAATGTCATACTTTTGAGCTAATTTAAAAGGTAAACGGACACCAATGCTATTGCCCCATTTTTGTGCAGTCGTCATGGCATACACTCCTTTGTGAGAATCTAAGTTCATTATAGCACTCCCTTTTCATTTTGTATATATTAGTATACACATAATTCAGGGAAATGATTCATACATCTTAGCTTTTAAATGCTGACAGCGCTATATTTCTTATCAGCGTTTTATCCTTTTTTTCGAATATATGATACAATGAGTTCAACAGTTCATACCGTTGTACTTTTGTATTAATCAAACAGGAAGGGGAAACATATGATGGCAGAAACGACAGAAAGAAGAGGTGCCGCCATGAAACCAGAACATGTACGGTTCAAACGAAAATCACAAGTAACGGTTCCCCGTGAGATTGTGGAAGCCTTAGATCTGCACGAAGGTGATGATCTCCAGGTCCGTCTGGAAAATGGCAAAATCGTGTTTGTGCCGATGGTTTCCATTCCAAAGGATCAAGCATGGTTTTGGTCTGAACAATGGCAAAAGGAAGAGCAGGAAGTTGAGGAACACATTAAAGCCGGCCGTCTAACGGAATCGAAAAGTCTGGACGAGACACTAAACGATCTTGATGACATGTCAAAGGAGTAACGGACCATTGAATTTTCGCAGACAACCGCGCTTTGATAAAAATTTCGCTGCACTTGACGGTCAATCACAAAAGGCGATCAAGAAAGCACTTCGCTTCCTGGCTCATGATTGGCATCACCCTTCCCTCCGAACAAAGAAGATGGAGGGTTGGGATTACATATTTGAAGCAAGTGCCAATATGGATATACGCCTAACCTTTCACTTTGAAAAGCCGGATACCATTGTTTTAAGGAACTGCGGGCACCATGATCGAACGTTAAAAAACCCATAGTTTCGTTAAATTTAACACAACAAACATTGCATTAATTTATTACAATGTTTAGGTGTTCTTTATTGTTTCAGGTATAAAAAGGGTCTATTAATCTATCAAAACCCACTGTGCGTATTTTAATCGGCAGATTTGGATATAAACCTAAGCGAGTGGGTTACAAGCTTTTAGACACTTTAAAAGCTAAAATCGAAAGGAATTTAAGATAAAATGTGTTATTTAAGTCCTGTTTCTTTGCCATTTCACCAATATATACACCAAAGTTATGAGTGCAAACGCAAAAATTAATTGATATCCATATTCAGGAAAAACAGCAAGCGAAGCAGTAAAAAGAATAATAACTATAGCCATTAATATTGTTTCAATTGGTTTATAGTTTTTCATGGTGATTCTCTCCCAAACATAAGTATAATATAAGTTAGATACGGTGATTTTAAGATCACCGTATCATATTGTTTTAGTACCCAGGTGGCATACTTCTAAATTCGTGAGTTGCGCTACCAATATATCCAGTATAATTACTATGCTCATATGCTCGCACAACATTTTTCATATCTCCATAATTTTCAGTATCCCAATATTGTGTTTTTTCTTGCCATATAGTAGGTGTAGCCATAGAAAAAACTGAAGAAGCTAGTGTTGTGACTGCCCCAGTTATTGGGCTCCCCAAGAAAGAAGCAATAAGTCCTGCGATTTCTGTTACCATAGCTTTGTCAACATCCGTAGAAGTTCTGTAAGTACCGAGTTGCTCCCAAGAAGAAGAAATCGTTGCTGAATTTTCATTGTGTGGTTCGACCTTTTCAATTTCAGTGACAACTTCGCCATTCATATATATTTTATTGTCTTTTTGTTCAATGATAGTCTTCTTTCCATTTTGTTTAGCAACATAATATTCTCTATCCCCGTTTTTAACCCATTCTAACGTTCCATTCCCTGATTTACTTTTTGTATTAGCTTTCACTTCAACTTTTTGATAATTATCTGTCCTTTCAAGAGTAGTTAAAGTTACATTTTTACTTGAGTCATTTGTAGACGCAAATGATTGAAGTGGAATCATTGTAAAAACTAAAAGTACAGCTAATCCAATGGATAACAACCTTTTCAATGATAAATCTCCTCTCAATATTAATTTTAAAGGCGCCTTCAACTGCAGTGTACTAAAAATTTACAATATTTTATATATCTAATATGAAATTTGGATCTAACGTCCTAATAGAATACAAAAAATACTAAAAGGTAAGAGAAAGGTACATAATGTCCTTAAAGACGATTTCAAGGGGCATAGAAAGTGTTTTTTATTGTTTCAGGTATTAAGTCTATTAATCTATCAAAAATTCACTGTCCGCTTTCTCTGTGGCTTCCTCAGCTCAAAATCTATTGTGATACAACCCGCAATCGTAATATGTATTTTTGCACTACCTTTTGATTAAGTGAATCTCATTTGCAAACAAGTCGCAGAAGAGGTTTTAATTTTACAAGCCCCTGCAGGTAATTTTTGCGGTAGCAAAAAACTAAAGATCGAGCGAATCAGCGAGTGATTATTTTTTATATGGTTTTGTTTTTGTATGTATTAAGAGTTCATAAAATGCTTTAACTCTTGATAAAAGGTCTCCCGGGTTCCGGCTAAAATAACAACAATTAATTCCCCTGTGTCATTTTCAGCGATCCGATAGGCCAACCGATACTGTGTTCCTTTGTATGGAATATTGTAAGAATAAATACCGGCTAAATCCCCTGTCTTTGGTTCTCCGACATAAGGATTTAGCCGGATATGATGAATCGCTTCGTCAAATTGTTTTTTAAGTGGTTTTTCTTTGAGTTTTTTAAAGTAGCGTTTGGCTGGATTCAAGTACGCAACAGGTAACATGAAGGTCACTCCCTTACATCACCAAATAGGGATTCTGTTTCTTCGTCACCTGTTCCTGTAAACTGTTGAGCAACCTCATCTGCCTCAGTTATTAAAGATTCAACAGCAGGACGAATTTGAGCTTTTCGCTTTTGAAAGCATTTCAAAAGCTGTTCTCCTTCGTATCCCTCTTGAATAAGATCCTTTAAAATTTCCTGGGAGAAATCAGCGTCTGTTGGTGCCGGGCGCAATACAATTTCATCACCACGCAACTCGCAAATAAGGGATTCCGTCATTCCTAATTTCTCATAAAAACGCTTAGGAATCGTGATTTGTCGTTTTTCAGACACACTAATCTGTTTCGCCCCAGATGGTTGAGGTCTCATCATAGTCTCTCCTTCACTTTTTCGAATTGCATCTGCCTTTATAACCATAGTATGCCACTCCTTTGCAGAAAGATACACATTTCTTTGTTCTTTGTTTTATTTTATCATGAGATAGTAGAAAATAAAAAGATATTGACATCTATTCCCAACTTGATAGGATAAAGATATATAATATTTTATTAGTTGCTTATTTAGCAGAATTCATCACACCTTCACTTTAGAAGGAGATTCGATCTAAGTATCCTTTGGTTTAAGGATGAGTTTTCCATTAACTCTTGTTTTAAGGGAGAAGATGGATCGACGGCAATGGCAACACCGTCACAAAAGCCGCGTTTGCGCCTTGGGCTAATAATCTAAGGGTCGTTGAAACAGGCAAAGGTTTGATTTAAAAATTTAGAAGTGGCGTGTGTCGTTTTTAAATGTATGTGCTATTTTTGGCTGGTAACGTGCAACAAACCGCCAGTAACCACCAGGGTTGATAGTGCCAAAAAGAGAATGATTCAAAAGCAATCGAGCGTCTAACGACGGTCGATATTTTTATGCTTAAAAGACAATTAAAAAGGCGAACACGTAAAGCAAGGACGCTACTCAGCCCGTCGTTGCTCATTTTGTGTTCCAAACAGGAAAGGGAGGTTCATTTAAAAAGGAGAGAGGCTGATTAACATAGATTGTTTCGCTGTGTTGCTCTTGGGTTGGGAAGAGCAACATGGTAAGTGGCAAATGAGCTGGCCTGCCAGCTACATGCACCCGCATGATATTTGTCATTGGTACAGGGCAGCATGCCCACTCGCAAGAGAACGTACCAGCAGATCACTCATCGTTAATTTCATATTTGCTAAGCTGCAACATTTTGTTGATGCGGAAGGCGGCGGTCTCTTTGCCGGGATTTATTTTAAATAAATCCCGGCAAAGAGACCGCCGCCGGACACCTCAGCTGAAAACGAACACGCCAAGCGTTACACCGATTTCCGTTTTTGAGGAGATGCTGAGGACAACGTTATTTGCAGACGTCCGAGGTATGTCCATTTTGCAAAAGGAGGAGTTTAGATGGCGAAAGGAAAATCACCAATTCAAGCACAGGCTGACAAGTTATTTAAGCATACAAGGTCAGGATCCTACGGAACACGTGCCAGATATCAGGGCAGCTGCAAGCAATTTTTACAGTTTGTTCATGAGGAATTTAAGATGAAGAACTTACGCAACCTTCAGGATAAACATGTCGTGGCCTTTATCCATGCAAGACAGGATGCAGGGATAACAACCAAGACGATCAAGAACGATCTGGGGGCAATACGGTATCTCCATGACATGGTTCCTAATGCCAAACATGAACTGACTTCTAATGATGAACTGGAAAGGCAACATGGGATTGAACTTGAAACAGAAGCAAAAGGCGACCGTTCCTGGACAAACGAAGAATACAACAATATGTATGCTTTTGCTGATGAGCAAAGCAAAGAAGGTGGGGCTGAACAACGGACAGCTTGTGATGTACGGGATACGTTTGTTTTAAGTCGTACCATGGGATTGCGTGTGGCTGAGGCTGTGGCTATGCACCGTTCACAAGCTGAAAACGCACTCCGGACTGGCGTTTATCAAGTAAAAAATGAAGCAAAAAACGGTAAGCACCGCCAAGTGCCCCTTTCTTCGGAAGCGAGGGAAATGCTGACCGAGCGACTGCAATCTGTCGAGCGTGGTGAAAAGATCTTTGTGCAACCGACAGAAAAAACGCATCGCGCGATTAACCGAATCGAAAAATATCTTGGGCGTCACCGTAATAAATTCGAGACACAGGAAGGCCGAGAAAGGCGTTCCCATGAAGGTGGCTATAACAGACTCACTTTTCATGGCCTGCGTTATAATTATGTACAGGATCGGCTGAACTGGGAAATGTTGCATGGACGAAACTTTCGGCATGCAGCAAAAATCATCACGAAAGAAGTCGGGCATAACCGACTGGAAGTTATTAATGTTTATTTGGGTAAAAAATGATGTTTCTGTCTATGTTGAGAAGTTTTTAAATTAAGGAGATAGTATCGCGCACGCGCGCATATTTATTATCTTTTAAAGATTTTATTATATTAATTATATTGTCTCCATCTTTAATGTTGACATATCAGGGATCATAGCGATTTATTAAAACTTTTTGTCGGGTTTATTAAAACTTTTTGTCGGGTTTATTAAAACTTAGTTTAAATAAAGTTGCATTTGTAAAAGACAAAAAGTTATAATTCAAAAATAGGAGGGGGACTCTCTTTATGAAAAATAATAAGGAACAAACAATTGACTATGAATCTAGTATTAGGAAAAGTAATGAGCTTTCGATGGCTAAGTTGAATCATGGGCTAACATTGAATCAAATGCAGTTGTTGGCTTATGCAATTTATTCAACCCAAAAAGATAGTAAAAGGAATATTTTCAACAAGGCTAGTTTTGAACAAAAGTTTGGTCTTGGTGAGTATCGAACAGAACATGCGAATGAAGATACTAAAAAGCTATATGAATTAGGATTTGCAACAGTAAACTTAGAAGAAGATGAATTTGACTACTTAAGAGTTTTCCAACGTATTACATATAAAAAAGGAATATTCTCTTTTAAGTGGGCTGATGATATGCTCCCTCATATTTTAGAATTAAAAGATAATTATGTGATGACAGATTTATCTATTGCAGCTAAATTTAAAAGTAGCTTTTCCTGGACATTATACGAATATTTGAAAGCGCATTATGGTTATTGGCATAAGGAATTGTCAAAAAAATCTCTTATGCGACTTTTCGGTATTGAAAATGTTAAAAGTTATCAAAGCAATACATCATTGTTAAAAACTAAAGCGCTTAATTTAGCAATTGATGAAATCAATCAATATACAGAATTTGAAGTTTGGTAT
This window harbors:
- a CDS encoding YvrJ family protein, yielding MMSTDLSAWTSLLENVGFPIFIAAYLLLRFEKKINNLSDTLDELKELIRNHRK
- a CDS encoding N-acetylmuramoyl-L-alanine amidase; this translates as MGLSERTSMANAHNADLFVSFHHNAGGGEGFESYIYPGFRHTKTGDIQRIIHASIMEFYASYSLRDRGKKEADFSVLRETDMPAILLENLFLDSAVDTWHLKQPSFVRELSTAIAKSILKAVG
- a CDS encoding AbrB/MazE/SpoVT family DNA-binding domain-containing protein, which codes for MVIKADAIRKSEGETMMRPQPSGAKQISVSEKRQITIPKRFYEKLGMTESLICELRGDEIVLRPAPTDADFSQEILKDLIQEGYEGEQLLKCFQKRKAQIRPAVESLITEADEVAQQFTGTGDEETESLFGDVRE
- a CDS encoding phage integrase N-terminal domain-containing protein is translated as MAKGKSPIQAQADKLFKHTRSGSYGTRARYQGSCKQFLQFVHEEFKMKNLRNLQDKHVVAFIHARQDAGITTKTIKNDLGAIRYLHDMVPNAKHELTSNDELERQHGIELETEAKGDRSWTNEEYNNMYAFADEQSKEGGAEQRTACDVRDTFVLSRTMGLRVAEAVAMHRSQAENALRTGVYQVKNEAKNGKHRQVPLSSEAREMLTERLQSVERGEKIFVQPTEKTHRAINRIEKYLGRHRNKFETQEGRERRSHEGGYNRLTFHGLRYNYVQDRLNWEMLHGRNFRHAAKIITKEVGHNRLEVINVYLGKK
- a CDS encoding tyrosine-type recombinase/integrase, whose amino-acid sequence is MAKNERIINVQPLRTKEEIDEMKLAIKRGNKGTPKRPELAQRDVLIFLVGINTGLRVNDIIRLKVGDVKGKNQFIIYEGKTNKRREVNISMLQSEIARYTEGRHPDEYLFKSQKGDGHITTTQVYRILDAAADFLDRDDVGTHTMRKTFGYHHYKQFKDVAILQEIFNHAAPSITKRYIGIRQDEIDDTLNDFRLG
- a CDS encoding type II toxin-antitoxin system RelE/ParE family toxin; the protein is MLPVAYLNPAKRYFKKLKEKPLKKQFDEAIHHIRLNPYVGEPKTGDLAGIYSYNIPYKGTQYRLAYRIAENDTGELIVVILAGTRETFYQELKHFMNS
- a CDS encoding cytotoxin — protein: MNFRRQPRFDKNFAALDGQSQKAIKKALRFLAHDWHHPSLRTKKMEGWDYIFEASANMDIRLTFHFEKPDTIVLRNCGHHDRTLKNP
- a CDS encoding type II toxin-antitoxin system PemK/MazF family toxin — protein: MQVPDRGDVIYLDFNPQAGTEQAGHRPAIVLSPKKFNEVTGYASVCPISRTERNWGFHIPVPKGLAVEGVIISDQIKNLDWKKRKARIAGKAPNDLVNKVVQVIHTYLYEEHQE
- a CDS encoding replication initiation protein, translated to MKNNKEQTIDYESSIRKSNELSMAKLNHGLTLNQMQLLAYAIYSTQKDSKRNIFNKASFEQKFGLGEYRTEHANEDTKKLYELGFATVNLEEDEFDYLRVFQRITYKKGIFSFKWADDMLPHILELKDNYVMTDLSIAAKFKSSFSWTLYEYLKAHYGYWHKELSKKSLMRLFGIENVKSYQSNTSLLKTKALNLAIDEINQYTEFEVWYKEIKSGRKITGFQIHWSTGKRKAGATDKQLTLLREINDEVERKMFDYLALENSKSRDMARRYIIRIKEIDRQVNEKLTSKQANVFIQEAKELYRCLQDLLENDGQERDTSIYFNWLEDEE
- a CDS encoding sigma-70 family RNA polymerase sigma factor; this encodes MKENDERCHEKCLAFRQNHPEFFQQPIIQSFLQDETHYKLVKRAICSPTQQNMKQVNEAFQTFYKHVKTLTYLSNVIHYNAMNFDKAKKKHRYRETLTLDQPLHEENDGATHKDMLYQSSPDIADMIACETVTDCVEDPQLYQAIETLTPKQKSILTHKYVHGVQNNNIADLFNDSPQNVSKLHRKALQKLENHLKKEQDGHDNS
- a CDS encoding AbrB/MazE/SpoVT family DNA-binding domain-containing protein, which gives rise to MTTAQKWGNSIGVRLPFKLAQKYDIANGTEINVIEGTNEIIIRPANDKPTLDELLSQCSGNNPHEEFFEQPVGREDI
- a CDS encoding AbrB/MazE/SpoVT family DNA-binding domain-containing protein, which encodes MMAETTERRGAAMKPEHVRFKRKSQVTVPREIVEALDLHEGDDLQVRLENGKIVFVPMVSIPKDQAWFWSEQWQKEEQEVEEHIKAGRLTESKSLDETLNDLDDMSKE